Proteins from a genomic interval of Helicobacter pylori Shi112:
- the pseB gene encoding UDP-N-acetylglucosamine 4,6-dehydratase (inverting): MLDNQTILITGGTGSFGKRFARKVLDTTNAKKIIVYSRDELKQSEMAMEFNDPRMRFFIGDVRDLERLNYALEGVDICIHAAALKHVPIAEYNPLECIKTNIMGASNVINACLKNEVSQVIALSTDKAANPINLYGATKLCSDKLFVSANNFKGSSQTQFGVVRYGNVVGSRGSVVPFFKKLIQNKASEIPITDIRMTRFWITLDEGVSFVLKSLKRMHGGEIFVPKIPSMKMTDLAKALAPNTPIKIIGIRPGEKLHEVMIPKDESHLALEFEDFFIIQPTISFQTPKDYTLTKLHEKGHKVAPDFEYSSHNNSKWLEPDDLLKLL; this comes from the coding sequence ATGCTAGACAATCAAACGATTTTAATCACCGGTGGCACTGGGAGTTTTGGCAAACGCTTTGCGCGTAAAGTCTTAGACACCACCAACGCTAAAAAAATCATTGTTTATAGCCGAGATGAATTAAAGCAAAGCGAAATGGCAATGGAATTTAATGATCCTAGGATGCGTTTTTTTATCGGCGATGTGAGGGATTTAGAGCGCTTGAATTACGCTTTAGAGGGTGTGGATATTTGCATCCATGCCGCCGCGCTCAAGCATGTGCCCATCGCTGAATACAACCCCCTAGAATGCATTAAAACCAATATCATGGGCGCGAGCAATGTGATTAACGCATGCCTAAAAAATGAAGTGAGCCAGGTCATCGCCCTAAGCACCGATAAAGCCGCTAACCCTATTAACCTCTACGGCGCAACGAAATTGTGCAGCGACAAGCTCTTTGTGAGCGCGAATAACTTCAAAGGCTCTTCTCAAACGCAATTTGGCGTGGTGCGTTATGGTAATGTGGTGGGGAGTCGTGGGAGCGTGGTGCCGTTTTTTAAAAAACTAATCCAAAACAAAGCGAGTGAAATCCCCATTACAGATATTCGCATGACACGATTTTGGATCACCTTAGATGAGGGGGTTTCTTTTGTGCTTAAAAGCTTGAAAAGAATGCATGGGGGTGAAATTTTTGTGCCTAAAATCCCCAGCATGAAAATGACTGATCTCGCTAAAGCCCTAGCCCCCAATACCCCTATTAAAATCATCGGCATTCGACCGGGCGAAAAACTCCATGAAGTGATGATCCCTAAAGATGAAAGCCATTTAGCCCTAGAATTTGAAGACTTTTTCATCATTCAGCCCACTATAAGCTTCCAAACGCCTAAAGATTACACGCTCACCAAACTCCACGAAAAAGGCCACAAAGTCGCCCCTGATTTTGAATACAGCAGCCATAATAACAGCAAATGGCTAGAGCCTGATGATTTATTGAAATTGCTATGA
- the coaBC gene encoding bifunctional phosphopantothenoylcysteine decarboxylase/phosphopantothenate--cysteine ligase CoaBC produces MNFLEDLFYPLRLLENKRVLLLVSGSIAAYKSLELVRLLFKSGASVQVVMSEGAKKFVTPLSFEALSHHKVLHDHNEKWYYNHQNALHHNHIACAANADLLIFAPLSANSLSKIAHALADNIISATFLACASPKILAPSMNTNMLNSPIIQSHLKRLKDSNHIILDTQNGLLACDTKGDGAMAEPLEILFKATQTLLKDAYFENREVIIMGGASVEKIDSVRTISNLSSGIQASALALALYFKGAKVTLIASNFPTPLPKEIASVPVSDTKSYENALNNAANNMQKHALKPLLFNLAAISDYVPKTSFNHKLKKSELGETLNIECVQNKDLLASINPNQFVKIGFKAEDDQQNAIKNAQNLLKPSQDNGKDCSMVALNLIKDSRPFGSLENELWLFSHHKTQKIPSMNKLEASFKILDFIKDNAL; encoded by the coding sequence ATGAATTTTTTAGAAGATTTGTTTTACCCCTTAAGATTATTAGAAAACAAGCGCGTTTTATTGCTCGTGAGCGGCTCTATTGCGGCGTATAAATCCCTAGAATTAGTGCGTTTGTTGTTTAAAAGCGGGGCTAGTGTTCAAGTGGTGATGAGTGAGGGTGCAAAAAAATTTGTTACGCCCTTAAGCTTTGAAGCCTTGAGCCATCACAAAGTCTTGCATGATCATAATGAAAAATGGTATTACAACCACCAAAACGCATTGCACCATAACCACATCGCATGCGCTGCTAATGCTGATTTACTCATCTTTGCCCCTTTAAGCGCTAACAGCCTGTCTAAAATCGCTCACGCTTTAGCGGATAATATCATAAGCGCGACTTTTTTAGCTTGCGCTTCCCCTAAAATCCTAGCCCCTAGCATGAACACCAACATGCTCAATTCCCCTATCATTCAAAGCCATTTAAAACGCTTGAAAGATTCCAACCATATTATTTTAGACACGCAAAACGGCCTTTTAGCATGCGATACTAAAGGCGATGGGGCGATGGCTGAGCCTTTAGAAATCCTTTTTAAAGCCACGCAAACGCTCTTAAAAGACGCTTATTTTGAAAACAGAGAAGTCATCATCATGGGCGGCGCGAGCGTGGAAAAGATTGACAGCGTTCGAACGATCAGCAACCTTTCTAGCGGGATCCAAGCGAGCGCTTTAGCTCTGGCGTTGTATTTTAAGGGAGCGAAAGTAACCTTGATCGCATCAAACTTCCCTACCCCCTTGCCTAAAGAAATCGCAAGCGTTCCAGTCAGCGATACTAAATCTTATGAAAACGCCCTAAATAACGCCGCTAACAACATGCAAAAACATGCCTTAAAACCCCTACTCTTTAATTTAGCCGCCATTAGCGATTATGTGCCTAAAACTTCTTTTAACCATAAGCTTAAAAAAAGCGAATTGGGCGAAACCCTAAACATTGAATGCGTTCAAAATAAGGATTTACTGGCTTCTATCAATCCCAATCAATTCGTTAAAATCGGTTTTAAAGCTGAAGACGATCAACAAAACGCCATCAAAAACGCTCAAAATCTTTTAAAACCTTCTCAAGATAACGGCAAGGATTGCTCCATGGTTGCTTTGAATCTCATTAAAGATTCACGCCCTTTTGGCTCATTAGAGAATGAATTGTGGCTTTTTAGCCATCACAAAACCCAAAAAATCCCTTCTATGAACAAATTAGAAGCGAGCTTTAAAATCCTTGATTTTATCAAAGACAACGCCCTTTAA
- a CDS encoding DNA cytosine methyltransferase, whose translation MNLLSLFAGAGGLDLGFEKAGFKIVVANEYDKNITPTYRLNHKNTRLLEKDIKNLQTSEINFSVDGIIGGPPCQSWSEAGNLKGIDDARGQLFYEYLRLLRELKPKFFLAENVRGMLAQRHETSVKNILNAFKECGYEVNTHLVNAKDYGVAQERLRVFYIGFRKDLKINYIFPKGSTHLKKLTLKDVIWDLKDSVVCALAKNKRNPNAINNHEYFIGSYSPIFMSRNRVKNWDEQAFTIQASGRQCQLHPQAPKMAKFGKNDCRFIENYQHLYRRLSVRECARIQGFDDDFYFVYENLNDAYKMIGNAVPVSLAKEIAVSIYKALY comes from the coding sequence TTGAATTTACTTTCATTATTTGCTGGAGCCGGAGGGCTAGATTTAGGCTTTGAGAAAGCAGGGTTTAAAATAGTAGTTGCAAATGAATATGATAAAAATATTACACCTACTTACAGACTAAATCATAAAAATACACGACTACTAGAAAAAGACATTAAAAATTTACAAACCAGTGAAATTAACTTTTCTGTTGATGGGATTATTGGCGGTCCGCCATGCCAAAGTTGGTCAGAGGCTGGGAATTTAAAAGGTATTGATGATGCTAGAGGGCAGTTATTTTATGAATATTTGCGCCTTTTAAGAGAGCTTAAGCCTAAATTTTTTTTAGCTGAAAATGTAAGGGGCATGCTCGCTCAACGCCACGAAACGAGTGTGAAAAATATCCTTAATGCTTTTAAAGAGTGTGGTTATGAAGTCAATACGCATTTAGTGAATGCCAAAGATTATGGAGTAGCGCAAGAAAGGCTTAGGGTTTTTTATATTGGTTTTAGGAAAGATTTAAAAATCAATTACATTTTTCCTAAAGGTTCAACGCATTTAAAAAAACTCACTTTAAAAGATGTTATTTGGGATCTAAAAGATAGCGTGGTGTGCGCTTTAGCAAAAAACAAACGAAACCCTAATGCCATTAACAATCATGAATATTTTATTGGTTCTTATTCGCCGATCTTTATGAGCAGAAATCGTGTAAAAAATTGGGACGAACAAGCCTTTACTATACAAGCATCAGGAAGGCAATGCCAACTACACCCACAAGCCCCTAAAATGGCTAAATTTGGCAAAAATGATTGCAGATTTATAGAAAATTACCAACATTTATACCGCCGCTTGAGCGTGCGAGAGTGTGCAAGGATTCAAGGTTTTGATGATGATTTTTATTTCGTTTATGAAAACCTCAACGACGCTTATAAAATGATAGGTAATGCTGTGCCTGTGAGTTTAGCTAAAGAAATTGCTGTAAGTATTTATAAGGCGTTATATTGA
- the thiM gene encoding hydroxyethylthiazole kinase — protein MLKELRQKRPLVHNITNYVVAQFVANGLLALGASPLMSDAIAEMQDLAKISDALAINIGTLNERTILCAKEAIKHYKALNKPIVLDPVGCSASALRHGTSLELLESEGISVLRGNAAELGSLVGISCGSKGLDSHYATTPIEIVKLAAQKYFVIAVMTGKTDYVSDGKKVFSITGGSEYLALITGAGCLHTAACASFLSLKKDPLDSMVQLCALYKQAAFNAQKKVSENNGSNGSFLFYFLDALSLPIKLENSLIKEEL, from the coding sequence ATGTTAAAAGAATTACGCCAAAAACGCCCCTTAGTGCATAATATCACCAATTATGTGGTGGCGCAATTCGTGGCTAATGGTTTATTAGCCTTAGGGGCATCGCCTTTAATGAGTGATGCCATTGCTGAAATGCAAGATTTAGCAAAAATTTCTGACGCGCTCGCTATCAATATTGGCACTCTCAATGAACGCACCATTTTATGCGCTAAAGAGGCTATCAAACATTACAAGGCTTTGAATAAACCCATTGTGTTAGATCCTGTGGGGTGTTCAGCGAGCGCTTTACGCCATGGCACAAGTTTAGAGCTTTTAGAAAGCGAAGGGATTAGCGTTCTTAGGGGTAATGCTGCAGAATTAGGCTCTTTAGTGGGGATTTCTTGCGGAAGTAAGGGGCTAGACTCTCATTATGCCACCACGCCTATAGAAATAGTCAAACTAGCGGCTCAAAAGTATTTTGTGATAGCGGTAATGACGGGTAAAACAGATTATGTGAGCGATGGGAAAAAAGTTTTTAGCATTACTGGGGGGAGCGAGTATTTAGCGCTCATTACTGGGGCTGGGTGTTTGCACACAGCAGCGTGCGCGAGCTTTTTAAGTTTGAAAAAAGACCCCCTAGATTCTATGGTGCAACTTTGCGCGCTCTATAAACAAGCCGCTTTTAATGCGCAAAAAAAAGTGTCGGAAAATAACGGCTCTAATGGTTCGTTCTTGTTTTATTTTTTAGACGCTCTAAGCTTGCCCATAAAGCTAGAAAATAGCCTTATTAAGGAAGAGTTGTGA
- a CDS encoding phosphatase PAP2 family protein, with protein MVFDRTISVREKKAAKTLGIVGVVFFILFGIVISGVAFQKEWVQQLDLFFIDLIRNPAPIQGSAWLSFVFLSTWFAQSKLTTSIALLISLWFGFQKRIALALWFFPSILLGEITLKLLKHLVARPRPVTNGELAFAHNFSFPSGHALASALFYGSLALLLCYSNANARIKTIGAIILFFWIFLMAYDRVYLGVHYPSDVLGGFLLGIAWSCCSLALYLGFLKRPY; from the coding sequence ATGGTATTTGACAGAACGATAAGCGTAAGAGAAAAGAAAGCGGCTAAAACGCTTGGGATTGTGGGGGTGGTCTTTTTTATATTGTTTGGCATCGTAATAAGCGGGGTGGCTTTTCAAAAAGAGTGGGTGCAACAATTGGATTTATTTTTTATAGACTTGATCCGCAACCCTGCCCCCATTCAAGGGAGCGCGTGGCTTTCTTTCGTGTTTTTAAGCACATGGTTTGCGCAAAGCAAGCTCACCACTTCTATCGCTTTACTCATTAGCCTGTGGTTTGGGTTTCAAAAACGCATCGCTTTGGCGTTGTGGTTTTTTCCTAGCATCTTATTAGGTGAAATCACCTTAAAACTCCTTAAGCATTTGGTGGCGCGCCCACGGCCTGTAACTAATGGCGAACTGGCTTTTGCGCATAACTTTAGTTTCCCTAGCGGGCATGCTTTAGCTTCAGCGCTTTTTTACGGCTCTTTGGCGTTGTTGTTATGCTATTCTAACGCCAACGCTCGCATTAAAACTATTGGCGCTATAATTTTATTTTTTTGGATTTTTTTAATGGCGTATGATAGGGTTTATTTAGGGGTGCATTACCCTAGCGATGTTTTAGGAGGGTTTTTATTAGGGATTGCTTGGTCATGCTGTTCTTTAGCACTTTATTTGGGGTTTTTGAAACGCCCTTATTAA
- a CDS encoding ABC-F family ATP-binding cassette domain-containing protein has product MLQTINLTQRYATKKLFENVNIKLDKNKRYGLIGANGAGKSTFLKILSKSIDCSSGEVIITSGMRMGVLGQDQYAFEDLSLKDAVLIGNKRLYDAIKEKERLYTEGDLSDDKVNARLGELETICVEEDPMYECEVVIEKILEDLGIPSSRHNDLMKTLPSSDKFKILLAQVLFPKPDILLLDEPTNNLDLNAIEWLENNLKRHEGTMVVISHDRHFLNAVCTHILDLDFHSVREFSGNYDDWYIASTLMIKQQEAERNKKLKEKEELEKFIARFSANASKAKQATSRQKQLDKLDIQSLAVSSRRDPSIIFKPKRTIGNEALECENISKSYDGQIVLNQVSLKVMPKDKIALIGPNGVGKSTLCKILVEELKPDTGVVKWGATVSKGYFPQNVSEEISGEETLYQWLFNFNKKIESAEVRNALGRMLFNGEEQEKCVNALSGGEKHRMVLSKLMLEGGNFLVLDEPTNHLDLEAIIALGEALFKFDGALICISHDRELIDAYANRIIELVPSPKGASIIDFKGSYEEYLASKK; this is encoded by the coding sequence ATGCTACAAACCATCAACTTAACGCAACGCTATGCGACTAAAAAATTGTTTGAGAATGTGAATATCAAGCTAGATAAAAACAAACGCTACGGGCTGATTGGGGCTAATGGTGCAGGAAAATCCACTTTTTTAAAGATTTTAAGCAAGAGCATTGATTGTAGCAGTGGGGAAGTCATCATCACAAGCGGGATGAGAATGGGGGTTTTAGGGCAGGATCAATACGCTTTTGAAGATTTGAGCCTTAAAGATGCGGTTTTGATAGGCAATAAGCGTTTGTATGACGCTATCAAAGAAAAAGAGCGCTTATACACTGAAGGCGATTTGAGCGATGATAAAGTGAATGCCAGGCTAGGGGAGTTAGAAACCATTTGCGTGGAAGAAGATCCCATGTATGAATGCGAAGTGGTGATTGAAAAAATCCTAGAAGATTTAGGCATTCCTAGCTCTAGGCACAATGATTTGATGAAAACCTTGCCAAGCAGCGATAAATTTAAAATCCTTCTCGCTCAAGTCTTATTCCCTAAACCGGATATTTTGCTTTTAGATGAGCCGACCAACAACCTGGATTTAAACGCCATTGAATGGCTAGAAAACAACCTCAAACGCCATGAAGGCACGATGGTAGTCATCAGCCATGACAGGCATTTTTTAAATGCGGTATGCACGCATATTTTAGATTTGGATTTTCACAGCGTGCGCGAATTTAGCGGGAATTATGACGATTGGTATATCGCTTCTACTTTGATGATCAAACAGCAAGAGGCCGAACGCAATAAAAAACTCAAAGAAAAAGAAGAGCTAGAAAAATTCATCGCTCGTTTCAGCGCTAACGCTTCTAAAGCCAAGCAAGCCACCAGCCGCCAAAAACAACTGGATAAATTAGACATTCAAAGCTTAGCGGTATCTAGCAGGAGGGATCCTAGCATTATTTTTAAACCCAAAAGAACCATTGGTAATGAAGCTTTAGAATGCGAAAACATCTCTAAAAGTTATGACGGGCAAATCGTTTTAAATCAAGTGAGCTTGAAAGTGATGCCTAAAGACAAGATCGCCCTCATAGGGCCAAATGGCGTGGGTAAATCCACGCTTTGTAAGATTTTAGTAGAAGAGTTAAAGCCGGATACGGGCGTGGTGAAATGGGGAGCGACCGTTTCAAAAGGCTATTTCCCTCAAAATGTGAGCGAAGAAATCAGCGGGGAAGAGACCTTGTATCAATGGCTTTTCAATTTCAATAAAAAGATTGAAAGCGCAGAGGTGAGAAACGCTTTAGGGAGGATGCTTTTTAATGGCGAAGAGCAAGAAAAATGCGTGAACGCTTTAAGCGGGGGCGAAAAACACCGAATGGTTTTATCCAAGCTCATGCTAGAAGGGGGGAATTTCTTAGTCTTAGATGAGCCAACCAACCACCTAGATTTAGAAGCCATTATCGCTTTAGGTGAAGCACTCTTTAAATTTGATGGGGCGCTGATTTGCATAAGCCATGACAGAGAGCTTATTGATGCGTATGCTAATAGAATCATTGAATTAGTCCCAAGCCCTAAAGGCGCTTCAATCATTGATTTTAAAGGCAGTTATGAAGAGTATTTAGCGAGCAAAAAATGA
- the thiD gene encoding bifunctional hydroxymethylpyrimidine kinase/phosphomethylpyrimidine kinase, with protein sequence MKIYPQVLSIAGSDSGGGAGIQADLKAFQTLGVFGTSVITCITAQNTQGVHGVYPLSVESVRAQILAIRDDFSIKAFKMGALCNAQIIECVADTLKTCDFGLCVLDPVMVAKNGALLLEEEAILSLKKRLLPKTHLLTPNLPEVYALTGVQVRDNKSASKAMGILRDLGVKNAVIKGGHTEHFQGEFSNDWVFLEDAEFILNAKRFNTKNTHGTGCVLSSLIVGLLAQGLDLKNAISKAKELLTIIIQNPLNIGHGHGPLNLWSIKELV encoded by the coding sequence GTGAAAATTTACCCGCAAGTTTTAAGCATTGCCGGCAGCGATAGCGGTGGGGGTGCTGGGATACAAGCCGATTTGAAAGCGTTCCAAACTTTGGGCGTGTTTGGGACAAGCGTGATCACTTGCATCACCGCGCAAAACACACAGGGCGTGCATGGGGTTTATCCGTTGAGCGTTGAAAGCGTGAGGGCACAAATCTTAGCCATTAGAGATGATTTTTCTATCAAAGCGTTCAAAATGGGAGCGTTATGCAACGCTCAAATCATTGAATGCGTGGCGGACACTTTAAAAACATGCGATTTTGGGTTGTGCGTTTTAGATCCGGTGATGGTTGCAAAGAATGGGGCTTTGCTTTTAGAAGAAGAGGCGATTTTAAGCTTAAAAAAACGCCTTTTACCTAAAACCCATTTACTAACCCCTAACCTCCCTGAAGTTTATGCGCTCACAGGCGTTCAAGTGCGAGATAATAAAAGCGCTTCAAAAGCGATGGGCATTTTAAGGGATTTAGGCGTTAAAAACGCTGTGATTAAAGGGGGGCATACAGAGCATTTTCAAGGGGAATTTAGCAACGATTGGGTGTTTTTAGAAGACGCTGAATTTATCCTAAACGCCAAGCGATTCAACACGAAAAACACGCATGGCACGGGTTGTGTTCTGTCTAGCTTGATAGTGGGCTTACTCGCTCAAGGGTTGGATTTGAAAAACGCTATTTCAAAGGCTAAAGAGCTTTTAACTATCATCATTCAAAACCCTTTAAACATTGGGCATGGGCATGGGCCTTTGAATTTATGGAGTATTAAAGAGCTTGTTTGA
- the thiE gene encoding thiamine phosphate synthase, which produces MFDANCLKLMFVAGSQDFYHIKGGKNDRINALLDALELALQSKITAFQFRQKGDLSLQDPIEIKQLALKCQKLCQKYGAPFIVNDEVQLALELKADGVHVGQEDMAIEEVMTLCKKCLFIGLSVNTLEQALKARHLDGVAYFGVGPIFPTQSKKDKQVVGVELLKKIKDRGIKKPLIAIGGITTHNASKLREYGGIAVISAITQAKDKALAVGKLLNDA; this is translated from the coding sequence TTGTTTGATGCGAATTGTTTGAAACTCATGTTTGTGGCTGGTTCGCAAGACTTCTACCACATAAAGGGCGGCAAAAACGATAGGATAAACGCGCTTTTAGACGCTTTAGAATTGGCTTTACAATCTAAAATCACAGCGTTTCAATTCCGCCAAAAAGGCGATTTATCCCTACAAGATCCTATTGAAATCAAACAATTAGCCCTAAAGTGTCAAAAACTATGCCAAAAATACGGCGCGCCTTTTATTGTCAATGATGAGGTGCAACTCGCGCTAGAATTAAAGGCTGATGGCGTGCATGTGGGGCAAGAAGACATGGCCATAGAAGAGGTAATGACTTTATGCAAAAAGTGCCTTTTTATAGGTTTGAGCGTCAATACTTTAGAGCAAGCCCTAAAAGCGCGCCATTTAGACGGCGTAGCCTATTTTGGGGTAGGCCCTATTTTTCCCACACAATCTAAAAAAGACAAACAAGTTGTAGGCGTGGAGCTTTTAAAAAAAATAAAAGATAGAGGGATAAAAAAACCTCTCATAGCGATTGGGGGCATCACGACGCATAACGCTTCAAAATTGCGCGAATATGGGGGTATCGCAGTCATTAGCGCGATCACGCAAGCCAAAGATAAAGCCTTAGCGGTTGGAAAACTTTTAAACGATGCGTGA
- a CDS encoding COG2958 family protein, producing the protein MKPQDIGIIQSVLEIIKEPIKVTEVYDKTQELFEKGEIENMFDYGGNTPDQSVSAAIYTALNKGEELPFLKTQEKPVLIALKDAAKEPVLNAQKSSVPGVKIVHERDLHPFLTYMACYNENLKCYTKTIFHEGSSKSPKGMDRWLYPDMVGVRFLHAELSNENLIAFSKKFDTLPVKLVSFELKKEISVNNCRECYFQAISNSSWANEGYLVGHHIDTHNPKLMDLLKRLHASFGIGVIDLRTNEDKSAILLNAKYKEKIDYTVALELSEKNEEFSGFLKSVVDYDPNHQHRYKDEFDEIKKKEELYPNA; encoded by the coding sequence ATGAAACCACAAGATATTGGAATCATTCAAAGCGTTTTAGAGATTATCAAAGAGCCTATTAAGGTTACTGAAGTTTATGATAAAACCCAAGAGCTTTTTGAAAAAGGCGAGATTGAAAACATGTTTGATTATGGGGGTAACACTCCCGATCAGAGTGTTAGCGCTGCTATTTATACAGCCTTAAACAAGGGCGAAGAGCTGCCTTTTTTGAAAACGCAAGAAAAACCAGTTTTAATCGCTTTAAAAGATGCGGCTAAAGAGCCGGTTTTAAACGCTCAAAAATCAAGCGTTCCAGGCGTTAAAATCGTGCATGAAAGAGATTTGCACCCCTTTTTAACTTACATGGCTTGCTACAATGAAAATTTGAAATGCTACACGAAAACCATTTTTCATGAAGGGAGCTCAAAATCGCCAAAAGGCATGGACAGGTGGCTTTATCCGGACATGGTGGGGGTTAGGTTTTTGCACGCTGAATTGTCTAATGAAAATTTAATCGCTTTTTCTAAGAAATTTGACACTTTACCCGTTAAACTGGTGAGCTTTGAATTGAAAAAAGAAATCAGCGTGAATAATTGCAGGGAGTGTTATTTTCAAGCGATTTCTAACAGCTCGTGGGCTAATGAGGGGTATTTAGTGGGCCATCATATTGATACGCATAATCCCAAACTCATGGATTTGTTGAAGCGTTTGCATGCGAGTTTTGGGATTGGCGTGATTGATTTGAGAACGAATGAGGACAAAAGCGCTATTTTATTGAACGCTAAATACAAAGAAAAAATTGATTACACCGTGGCTTTAGAGCTTAGCGAAAAAAATGAAGAATTCAGCGGTTTTTTAAAGAGCGTTGTGGATTATGACCCAAACCACCAACACCGCTATAAAGATGAATTTGATGAGATCAAAAAGAAAGAGGAGTTATACCCTAACGCATAA
- a CDS encoding HaeIII family restriction endonuclease, with product MSDKSNNQGRAYEYAWCLALEQKLSVFKKVIVDKQNGFNACYRAYESLEKSLQDRYLESAKQGVLLLLDCEPLLNEVIESSQNEITLSLQKDKLGEIGDIRDILIYFDRFCIGLSIKHNHDAVKHSRLSKDLDFGKKWLGVGVSQNYKDTIKPLFERLENAKKEGMLWRDFPNKEQEIYAPLLQAFKKEVLRIDENKKNKVPQKMVEYLLGKYDFYKAILLEREQKTKLEAYHFNNTLNRSVKNKPKRIIPLSKLPTRMIYFDFKPKSFNTLELVLDEGWSFSLRIHNASSRVEPSLKFDIKLLSKPESVAVFIVGF from the coding sequence TTGAGCGATAAGAGCAATAATCAAGGTAGGGCGTATGAATACGCATGGTGTTTAGCTTTGGAGCAAAAATTGAGCGTTTTTAAAAAGGTTATAGTGGATAAACAAAATGGTTTTAATGCATGCTATAGAGCTTATGAAAGTTTAGAAAAATCTCTACAAGATCGTTATTTAGAAAGCGCTAAACAAGGCGTATTGCTTTTATTGGATTGTGAGCCATTATTAAACGAAGTCATAGAGAGTTCGCAAAATGAAATCACCCTATCATTGCAAAAAGACAAACTTGGTGAAATAGGTGATATCCGGGATATTTTAATTTATTTTGATAGATTTTGCATAGGATTAAGCATTAAACATAACCATGATGCGGTAAAACATTCTAGACTTTCTAAAGACTTGGATTTTGGAAAAAAATGGCTGGGTGTTGGAGTGTCTCAAAATTATAAAGACACTATAAAACCACTATTTGAAAGACTAGAAAACGCTAAAAAAGAAGGCATGTTATGGAGGGATTTCCCTAATAAAGAACAAGAAATTTATGCCCCATTATTACAAGCTTTTAAAAAAGAGGTTTTAAGAATTGATGAAAATAAGAAAAATAAAGTCCCACAAAAAATGGTGGAGTATTTGCTAGGCAAATATGATTTTTACAAAGCGATTTTGTTAGAAAGAGAACAAAAAACTAAATTAGAGGCATACCATTTTAATAATACTCTTAATCGTAGCGTGAAAAATAAGCCTAAAAGAATTATCCCTTTAAGCAAATTGCCTACTAGAATGATTTATTTTGATTTCAAACCCAAAAGTTTCAATACTTTAGAATTGGTTTTAGATGAAGGGTGGTCATTTTCATTACGAATCCATAATGCAAGCTCTAGGGTAGAACCAAGCTTGAAATTTGATATAAAATTGCTTTCAAAACCTGAGAGTGTTGCAGTTTTTATAGTAGGGTTTTAG